The following coding sequences lie in one Synechococcus sp. PCC 7336 genomic window:
- the ruvC gene encoding crossover junction endodeoxyribonuclease RuvC, with the protein MAEAIDVVEGERLNGVRILGIDPGMGTMGFGIVDAWEEGDRLEMVECGVISTPGKTPVGDRLQVLYDDLATLIDCYQPNWVGLEKLFFYRMGNTILVAQARGVILLALARCQLPPQEFTPAQVKKALTGYGNAQKQAVQEAVARELRLDRLPRPDDAADGLAIALTVWYNRFAREDRPVARYI; encoded by the coding sequence ATGGCTGAGGCGATCGATGTGGTTGAAGGCGAGCGATTGAATGGGGTGCGGATTTTGGGCATCGATCCCGGTATGGGGACGATGGGGTTTGGCATTGTGGATGCGTGGGAGGAGGGCGATCGCCTGGAGATGGTGGAGTGCGGCGTGATTTCGACTCCCGGCAAGACTCCGGTGGGCGATCGCTTGCAAGTCTTGTACGACGATCTCGCGACTCTGATCGATTGTTACCAGCCGAATTGGGTGGGTCTCGAGAAACTGTTTTTCTATCGCATGGGCAACACGATTTTGGTCGCTCAAGCCCGAGGGGTGATTTTGCTGGCTCTGGCCCGCTGTCAACTGCCACCGCAAGAGTTTACTCCAGCTCAGGTGAAGAAGGCGCTGACGGGATATGGCAATGCTCAAAAGCAGGCGGTACAGGAGGCAGTGGCGCGGGAGTTGCGCTTAGATCGCTTGCCGAGACCGGATGATGCTGCCGACGGATTGGCGATCGCTCTTACCGTCTGGTACAACCGCTTTGCGAGAGAAGATAGACCCGTGGCGAGATATATTTGA
- the pgsA gene encoding CDP-diacylglycerol--glycerol-3-phosphate 3-phosphatidyltransferase, with translation MNLPTWITLSRLLAVPAILIGLTLDTPVGRWLSLAVFLLGAGTDWLDGYLARRLDLVTDLGKLLDPLVDKLLVLAPLLCLVQLQQIPAWGVFAIVARELGISTWRSQARRVTGANLWGKLKTVLQIVAIAVLIAFPGWWVGQVCFWGAVVLTLWSGWLYVRPLPQPESVVEDG, from the coding sequence ATGAATCTGCCTACGTGGATTACGCTGTCCCGATTGCTAGCCGTGCCCGCCATTTTGATTGGGCTAACGCTCGATACTCCAGTTGGGCGTTGGCTGAGTTTGGCGGTTTTTCTGCTGGGGGCGGGGACCGATTGGCTGGATGGCTATTTGGCACGGCGGCTCGATCTGGTGACCGATTTGGGCAAGCTGCTCGATCCGCTGGTGGATAAGTTGCTCGTGCTGGCCCCTCTGCTCTGTCTCGTACAATTGCAGCAGATTCCGGCGTGGGGGGTGTTTGCGATTGTGGCGCGGGAACTGGGCATTTCGACGTGGCGCAGTCAGGCACGACGGGTGACAGGGGCAAATCTCTGGGGAAAATTGAAGACCGTATTACAGATTGTGGCGATCGCCGTTTTGATTGCGTTTCCCGGTTGGTGGGTCGGTCAGGTGTGTTTTTGGGGGGCGGTGGTGCTGACGTTGTGGTCTGGGTGGCTGTATGTCAGACCTTTGCCGCAGCCGGAATCTGTGGTTGAGGATGGCTGA
- the lptC gene encoding LPS export ABC transporter periplasmic protein LptC, with translation MPDRYRPYSHCLRAIAIVLTIGLVACGSSISVDTAIEPDIQDADSSNDLVYENINLTETDDRGRVLWEVNAVTARYVDGGRAAQLFDVEGVFYDEEGNRILVDAETGLVVPGEQRLELEGTVEADAKHLDLELAADRAVWLPEEHTLTAVGNVIVTHAVLEAQLFGDRLQANLETDYLTLRNDSDEQLRAEAADPPLDILANELDWDLANQLVTASGAVDIYHRDRQIRMQGNVLTLETPTELLTLTGRVYALSEEDGMKLWSDRVDWVLGSDITTATGNVRYRQPEQDLEVVGAVGEANWKTNTVSVRGGSTLTQLTLPD, from the coding sequence ATGCCAGATCGTTACAGACCTTATTCCCACTGCTTGCGAGCGATCGCGATCGTGCTGACGATCGGCTTAGTAGCCTGTGGTAGCAGCATTTCGGTAGACACGGCGATAGAACCGGACATTCAAGATGCCGACTCGTCTAACGATTTGGTCTACGAAAACATCAATCTCACCGAAACTGACGACAGGGGGCGCGTGTTGTGGGAAGTCAATGCCGTGACGGCTCGCTACGTCGATGGGGGGAGAGCGGCCCAGTTATTTGATGTGGAAGGGGTGTTCTACGACGAGGAAGGTAACAGGATCTTGGTAGATGCCGAGACGGGTCTAGTGGTGCCGGGAGAGCAGCGGTTGGAATTGGAGGGCACGGTTGAGGCCGATGCGAAGCATTTGGATTTGGAACTGGCTGCCGATCGGGCGGTTTGGTTGCCGGAAGAGCATACCCTGACTGCAGTTGGCAATGTGATTGTCACCCACGCGGTCTTGGAGGCTCAGTTGTTTGGCGATCGCCTGCAAGCCAATTTAGAAACCGACTACCTGACTCTGCGCAACGACAGCGACGAACAGTTGCGGGCAGAGGCCGCCGATCCCCCACTAGACATCCTTGCCAATGAATTGGATTGGGATTTGGCCAATCAGCTCGTCACTGCGAGCGGAGCAGTCGATATTTACCATCGCGATCGGCAAATTCGCATGCAAGGGAATGTCCTCACTCTAGAGACTCCGACCGAGTTGTTGACCTTGACAGGGCGAGTCTACGCCTTATCTGAAGAAGATGGCATGAAACTGTGGAGCGATCGCGTGGATTGGGTTTTGGGCAGCGATATCACCACTGCTACGGGGAATGTTCGCTACCGACAGCCCGAGCAAGATTTGGAGGTGGTGGGGGCTGTGGGAGAGGCCAATTGGAAGACCAATACGGTGTCGGTGCGAGGCGGCAGTACATTAACTCAACTGACATTGCCGGACTAG
- a CDS encoding glycosyltransferase family 2 protein, producing MFFSVVIPTYNRLPILRKCLQAIAQQKPGSYENYEAIVVDDGSTDGTVEWLEQAGLERVKWFVQDHRGPAAARNLGVSRSQGDTIVFIDSDLVVVDDFLAAHAKALEERNRTSRDPSGLSRSFTYGRVINTSNFDDPRSEPVKPTDFSAAFFATGNVAIARHWLDAVTESEDGPFDTRFQLYGWEDLELGVRLKKIGLKLVKCPAAAGYHWNPAFSLDRIPYLIDREWQRGRMGVLFYEKHPTWEVRMMIQMTPLHRILWGLLSLGGWLNERRIRPALEWLVKRGQPGLALELCRICFLNWYNMQGVYEAYREWRERGQLSLPPAP from the coding sequence GTGTTCTTCAGCGTGGTCATTCCCACCTACAACCGACTGCCGATTTTGCGAAAGTGCCTGCAGGCGATCGCCCAGCAAAAGCCCGGTTCCTATGAAAACTACGAGGCGATCGTCGTGGATGATGGTTCCACCGACGGCACTGTAGAGTGGCTGGAGCAAGCGGGGTTAGAGCGGGTGAAATGGTTTGTGCAAGACCATCGCGGTCCTGCTGCTGCCCGCAATTTGGGGGTATCGCGATCGCAAGGGGACACGATTGTCTTTATCGATAGCGATTTGGTGGTGGTGGATGATTTTTTGGCCGCTCACGCAAAAGCATTGGAAGAGCGCAATCGAACCAGTCGAGATCCCTCGGGATTATCCCGCAGCTTCACCTACGGTCGGGTGATTAACACCAGTAACTTTGACGACCCGCGCTCCGAACCCGTTAAACCCACAGACTTTTCAGCAGCCTTTTTTGCAACGGGGAATGTGGCGATCGCCCGCCATTGGTTGGATGCTGTGACGGAGTCGGAAGATGGCCCCTTCGATACGCGGTTTCAGCTTTACGGTTGGGAGGATTTGGAGTTGGGGGTGCGGCTGAAAAAGATTGGCCTGAAGCTGGTGAAATGTCCGGCAGCCGCAGGTTATCACTGGAACCCCGCTTTTAGCCTCGATCGCATTCCTTACCTGATCGATCGAGAATGGCAGCGGGGGCGGATGGGGGTACTGTTCTACGAGAAGCATCCCACTTGGGAAGTGCGAATGATGATTCAGATGACCCCCCTGCACCGCATTCTGTGGGGGCTGCTGTCGTTGGGGGGATGGTTGAACGAGCGACGCATTCGACCGGCCTTAGAATGGTTGGTGAAACGCGGTCAACCCGGCCTAGCCTTAGAACTCTGCCGCATCTGTTTTTTGAATTGGTACAACATGCAGGGGGTATACGAAGCCTATCGGGAATGGCGGGAACGCGGTCAATTGTCACTACCACCTGCTCCCTAG
- a CDS encoding PEP-CTERM sorting domain-containing protein translates to MNTTTKLCQIPLIAVGTILISATVAEAASLTLDSFDESTITNIGAGNLAVAGSTIFPTGTTVNQTNGPASTILGGTRDLTLEFLSGPQSNPFPVTIQTAGCLNSGENCLSFSSGVGVLASFSLAYDGLSAFDITDGGVNTNIAIGIDFSDLGGSVEIIATSGINSDSFITTFPIGQSDSIGIEFSEFSGVDFTALDSIVFNFEPVTSAQLSLTFLEFAPPATAIPEPKTMLGTAAALGMGVYLKRRKQA, encoded by the coding sequence ATGAATACAACCACCAAACTATGTCAGATCCCGCTTATTGCAGTGGGTACTATCCTAATTTCCGCTACTGTCGCTGAAGCAGCCAGTCTGACGCTGGACTCTTTTGACGAATCGACCATTACCAACATTGGCGCTGGCAACTTAGCCGTAGCCGGAAGTACTATCTTTCCTACCGGTACAACAGTTAATCAAACCAATGGCCCAGCAAGCACTATTTTGGGTGGAACTCGCGACTTAACTTTAGAGTTTTTATCTGGCCCTCAAAGCAACCCCTTTCCCGTGACTATCCAAACGGCAGGGTGCCTGAATAGCGGCGAGAACTGTTTATCCTTCAGTTCCGGTGTTGGAGTTCTGGCTTCATTCTCGCTCGCCTACGATGGGCTTTCTGCCTTCGACATCACAGATGGTGGAGTAAACACGAACATCGCAATCGGTATTGACTTTTCCGATCTGGGTGGCAGCGTCGAAATCATTGCTACATCGGGAATCAATAGCGATTCTTTCATAACAACATTCCCCATTGGCCAGTCGGATTCAATTGGGATTGAATTTTCTGAATTTAGCGGGGTTGACTTTACAGCACTGGATTCTATCGTCTTCAACTTCGAACCAGTTACGTCTGCCCAACTATCGCTGACATTTTTAGAATTTGCTCCTCCTGCAACTGCAATTCCAGAGCCGAAAACAATGCTCGGAACTGCTGCTGCTTTGGGCATGGGTGTGTACCTGAAGCGCCGCAAACAGGCTTAA
- a CDS encoding phosphodiester glycosidase family protein, whose protein sequence is MNHFAEHWQRIALGLGLLSLIALLGPTSPQWRSPLSPATARAQTAIAPSTHSLQQFQVAIGNIAVSVSVVEIDPHQPDFKLRPFWSSPAQIPGLLDTQSAARQAGAAIAINGGFFSRITHQPLGALRLNGEWVSSPILGRGVMAWSDRGEFLFTRAHFRERVTTSGGTQFELVDLNSGYFRAGLARYTPIWGRDYSTETDREVILSVASDRIVNRQTADLAGSLSVPIPRRGYLLVARQTEAADLARQLSIGETLWVETRIEPADLDRFPHALGAGPLLLKSGRIVLDAELEQFRPPFPTQRAARSAVGYTANGKLLFVTAGKGEEETGITLSEMARLMQQLGSRDALNLDGGTSSTLYAGDRIVNFTGRPPRVHNSLGWFD, encoded by the coding sequence GTGAACCATTTCGCAGAACACTGGCAGAGGATAGCCCTCGGTCTGGGACTGCTATCTCTCATCGCACTGCTAGGCCCTACCTCACCCCAGTGGCGATCGCCTCTCTCCCCAGCAACAGCCCGAGCTCAAACGGCGATCGCCCCCTCCACACACTCCTTGCAGCAGTTCCAAGTTGCCATCGGCAATATTGCAGTCTCCGTCTCCGTCGTGGAGATCGACCCCCATCAACCCGACTTTAAACTGCGTCCCTTTTGGTCGAGCCCCGCTCAAATTCCGGGGCTGCTCGATACCCAATCCGCGGCACGGCAAGCAGGAGCGGCGATCGCCATTAATGGCGGCTTTTTCAGCCGCATTACCCACCAACCCCTCGGGGCACTGCGTCTGAATGGGGAATGGGTGTCTAGCCCTATCTTGGGGCGCGGCGTGATGGCTTGGAGCGATCGGGGAGAATTTCTCTTCACCCGAGCTCACTTTCGCGAGCGCGTGACGACTTCGGGCGGAACCCAATTCGAGCTAGTTGACTTGAACAGTGGCTACTTCCGAGCTGGGCTTGCCCGCTACACACCCATTTGGGGTCGCGACTACAGCACAGAAACCGATCGCGAAGTTATCCTGTCTGTCGCCAGCGATCGCATCGTCAATCGTCAAACTGCCGACCTCGCAGGCTCCCTCAGCGTGCCAATTCCGAGACGCGGTTACTTGCTCGTCGCCCGCCAAACTGAAGCTGCGGATCTCGCTCGACAGCTCTCCATTGGCGAGACCCTGTGGGTCGAGACTCGCATCGAGCCCGCTGACCTCGATCGCTTTCCCCACGCGCTCGGAGCGGGTCCCTTATTGCTGAAATCGGGACGCATTGTCCTCGATGCCGAGCTCGAACAATTTCGTCCCCCCTTTCCCACCCAGAGAGCGGCTCGCAGTGCAGTCGGCTATACCGCTAACGGCAAACTCCTCTTCGTCACCGCAGGCAAAGGGGAAGAGGAGACGGGCATTACCCTCTCCGAGATGGCGCGGTTGATGCAGCAGTTGGGCAGCCGAGATGCCCTCAACTTGGATGGCGGAACCTCTTCGACCCTTTATGCTGGCGATCGCATTGTGAACTTTACCGGTAGGCCCCCTCGCGTCCACAATTCCCTCGGTTGGTTCGACTAA
- a CDS encoding thioredoxin domain-containing protein, with translation MTNRLAASPSLYLRKHAENPIDWWAWTSEALSEAKESDRPIFLSIGYSSCHWCTVMEGEAFSDNEISAYMNANFIPIKVDREERPDLDNIYMQSLQVMTGQGGWPLNVFLDPETLVPFYGGTYFPVERRYGRPAFIELLRAIRTFYDDKKEDLAKQQEKLMEVLQVSVEVEPGTGAGQTLLHRAWSEVVPIVSRQSMGQQFPMMPYAQLALRAARAGDVPVGDRDDALTRAAERGMDLVLGGIFDCVGGGFHRYTVDPTWTVPHFEKMLYDNGQILEFLANLWAIGVRDAAIARAIKLTVAWLEREMTAPEGYFYAAQDADSFATPDDREPEEGEFYVWRQADLEAALTEEEFAALDRAFFISEQGNFGDRPGYIVLQRSSGGELEDAAERALTEKLFAIRYGADPVAVFPPARDSSEAKGKNWPGRIPAVTDTKMIVAWNGLAISGLARAAQVFGDRHSLDLAIAAAEFIGRSQRLEDGQFARLNYDGMAVEPAKSEDFACFIKALLDIHQATLAYADLDSQQWCDRALALQQEMDDRLLDAETGGYFVAGGDRSAELIVREKDYHDNATPSGNGLASGNLVRLFGLTGDVTWLDRAERALNGWSAAMERFPRSCPTLFAALDSFYNLVQVKAQPEAIPELLQQFWPTAALQVDETIPGLGVTCLGLECLEPATSLEQLKAQVQAGQCRA, from the coding sequence ATGACCAACCGCCTCGCCGCTAGCCCCAGCCTCTATCTGCGCAAACACGCCGAAAACCCGATTGACTGGTGGGCCTGGACATCCGAAGCCCTCAGCGAGGCAAAGGAGAGCGATCGGCCCATTTTTCTGTCGATTGGCTATTCCAGTTGCCATTGGTGCACCGTCATGGAAGGAGAAGCCTTCTCCGATAACGAGATTTCTGCCTACATGAACGCCAATTTCATCCCCATCAAGGTCGATCGCGAAGAGCGCCCCGATCTCGACAATATCTATATGCAAAGCCTGCAAGTGATGACCGGACAAGGGGGCTGGCCCCTAAATGTATTCCTCGATCCCGAAACCCTCGTGCCCTTTTACGGCGGCACCTACTTCCCCGTAGAGCGTCGCTACGGTCGTCCCGCCTTTATCGAATTGCTGCGGGCGATTCGGACATTTTACGACGACAAAAAGGAGGATTTGGCCAAACAGCAAGAAAAGCTGATGGAAGTGCTGCAGGTGTCGGTGGAGGTAGAGCCCGGTACGGGGGCGGGACAAACCTTGCTGCATCGAGCTTGGTCGGAGGTGGTGCCGATTGTGTCGCGGCAGTCGATGGGACAGCAGTTCCCCATGATGCCCTACGCCCAGTTGGCTTTGCGGGCAGCGCGGGCGGGGGATGTGCCAGTCGGCGATCGCGACGATGCCCTAACGCGAGCCGCCGAACGGGGGATGGATTTGGTCTTAGGGGGCATTTTTGATTGCGTAGGCGGCGGCTTCCATCGCTATACAGTAGACCCCACTTGGACCGTGCCCCATTTTGAAAAAATGCTCTACGATAACGGTCAGATTTTAGAATTCCTGGCCAATCTCTGGGCGATAGGGGTGCGAGATGCGGCGATCGCCCGCGCCATCAAACTCACCGTCGCTTGGTTGGAGCGGGAAATGACTGCTCCAGAAGGCTACTTTTACGCCGCTCAAGACGCCGATAGCTTTGCCACTCCCGACGATCGCGAGCCAGAGGAGGGAGAGTTTTACGTTTGGCGTCAAGCCGATTTGGAAGCAGCCCTCACAGAGGAGGAATTTGCCGCGCTCGATCGCGCCTTTTTCATTTCAGAGCAGGGCAACTTCGGCGATCGCCCTGGCTATATCGTGCTGCAACGCAGTTCTGGCGGGGAATTGGAGGACGCGGCAGAGCGGGCACTGACGGAGAAACTGTTTGCCATTCGCTACGGTGCCGATCCCGTCGCAGTGTTTCCCCCTGCCCGCGATAGTTCAGAAGCTAAGGGGAAGAACTGGCCCGGTCGCATTCCTGCGGTGACCGACACCAAGATGATTGTGGCTTGGAATGGCTTGGCTATCTCGGGTTTGGCCCGAGCGGCGCAGGTGTTTGGCGATCGCCACTCTTTAGATCTCGCGATCGCAGCGGCAGAGTTTATTGGGCGATCGCAGCGGTTGGAGGACGGTCAATTTGCCCGTCTCAATTACGACGGCATGGCGGTGGAACCAGCCAAATCGGAAGATTTCGCTTGCTTTATCAAAGCCTTACTGGATATTCATCAAGCCACATTGGCTTACGCCGATTTGGACTCTCAGCAGTGGTGCGATCGCGCCTTGGCATTACAACAAGAAATGGACGATCGTCTATTAGATGCCGAGACGGGTGGATATTTTGTGGCGGGGGGCGATCGCTCGGCCGAACTGATCGTGCGAGAAAAGGACTATCACGACAATGCCACCCCCTCGGGGAATGGCTTGGCGAGCGGCAATCTCGTTCGTCTCTTCGGGCTCACGGGCGATGTCACCTGGCTCGATCGGGCCGAACGAGCCCTCAATGGCTGGAGTGCTGCGATGGAACGCTTCCCTCGCTCTTGTCCTACGCTGTTCGCTGCCCTCGACTCCTTCTACAACCTCGTCCAAGTCAAAGCTCAGCCCGAAGCCATCCCCGAGCTGCTGCAGCAATTTTGGCCCACGGCCGCCTTACAGGTGGATGAAACCATTCCGGGACTCGGCGTAACCTGCTTGGGCTTGGAATGTTTAGAACCCGCTACTTCCCTAGAGCAATTGAAGGCCCAAGTGCAAGCAGGTCAGTGCCGTGCTTGA
- a CDS encoding DUF1825 family protein: MSFFDSDIVQQEAKELFQDFQALMQLGSDYGKFDRAGKTLFIDKMEELMERQKIFMKRMELSDDFMAQMSVKQLQSQLGNFGISPTQMFDQMNTTLERMKAEIDP, translated from the coding sequence ATGAGTTTCTTCGATTCCGATATCGTGCAGCAAGAAGCCAAGGAGCTATTTCAAGATTTTCAGGCTTTGATGCAGCTGGGCTCCGACTACGGTAAGTTCGATCGCGCGGGGAAAACACTCTTTATCGACAAGATGGAAGAGCTGATGGAGCGCCAAAAGATTTTTATGAAGCGGATGGAGCTTTCAGATGACTTCATGGCGCAAATGAGCGTCAAGCAACTGCAAAGCCAACTGGGAAATTTTGGCATATCCCCCACCCAGATGTTCGACCAAATGAATACAACCTTAGAGCGCATGAAGGCCGAAATCGATCCCTAA
- a CDS encoding Fur family transcriptional regulator yields MSTAHHTRGQHAVLKILQQRSQPLSAQEIFLELRESNRPVGLATVYRAISSLKDEGILQQVDLEDSQAYYQLVPQDSHSRHHLICTHCRKVVPLASCPVGALETQLSQQYDFAIERHVLDFYGTCSDCRN; encoded by the coding sequence ATGTCCACAGCCCACCACACTCGCGGCCAACATGCGGTCTTGAAGATTCTGCAGCAGCGATCGCAACCCCTGTCCGCCCAAGAAATCTTTCTGGAACTGCGGGAGAGCAATCGCCCGGTGGGCTTGGCTACCGTCTATCGAGCCATTAGCTCCCTTAAAGATGAAGGGATCTTGCAGCAGGTGGATTTAGAAGACAGCCAAGCCTATTACCAGCTCGTTCCTCAAGACAGTCACAGCCGCCACCATCTGATTTGCACCCATTGCCGCAAGGTGGTTCCCCTTGCCAGTTGCCCGGTGGGGGCGTTAGAAACTCAATTATCCCAACAATACGACTTTGCGATCGAGCGTCACGTACTCGACTTTTACGGCACTTGCTCCGACTGCCGCAACTAA
- a CDS encoding DUF445 domain-containing protein, which translates to MNLWVYFVPPLAGLAIGYCTNDIAIKMLFRPYRPYYVGGVKLPFTPGLIPQNQGRLAQKISDAILGSLLTPEELHKVALRLLAPQRVSAAIQWLLELAVDRLQNPQQQEQTALVLGNILADLFGESLPRLIRALARQEDFLEAQLNQIFDRILLDLRLSSPQAQQFSTWILEQVVPPDVLRQGLVDFLTDRNIDALDEEFRERATGSYWVVANLFGLKNALIRLRAYCIDEPAAANEILAELLQAVGANRRIAEVVQNLSLQNLPIHTVRQLRQVVRESVRTLLRARGTTLLQDLSASISWTNVANLVLGRLQKSAVLQEALPQISRDLAAILKRYLDRDLESLMIQVIPILNLDRVIVERVNATSPQNLEAAIQAIVRKELQAIVNLGGVLGFLVGCMQVVTFQFF; encoded by the coding sequence TTGAATCTTTGGGTTTACTTCGTACCTCCCCTAGCGGGCTTGGCGATTGGGTATTGCACCAACGATATCGCCATCAAGATGCTGTTTCGACCCTATCGCCCCTACTATGTGGGTGGGGTCAAGCTACCTTTTACCCCCGGTTTAATTCCTCAGAATCAAGGGCGTTTGGCCCAAAAAATCTCCGATGCCATTTTGGGCTCTCTCTTAACGCCTGAAGAACTGCATAAAGTCGCGCTCCGCCTGCTAGCACCCCAACGGGTGAGCGCAGCCATTCAATGGTTGCTGGAGTTAGCGGTCGATCGCCTGCAAAATCCCCAACAGCAAGAGCAAACAGCCCTCGTCTTGGGGAACATTCTGGCCGATTTATTTGGCGAGTCCCTGCCCCGCTTAATTCGAGCCCTCGCCCGACAGGAAGATTTTTTAGAAGCGCAACTCAATCAAATTTTCGATCGTATCCTGCTAGATCTGCGCCTCTCCTCTCCCCAAGCCCAACAATTTTCCACCTGGATCTTAGAGCAGGTAGTCCCCCCTGACGTGCTGCGTCAGGGGTTGGTTGATTTTCTCACCGATCGCAATATTGATGCTTTAGACGAAGAATTTCGCGAACGGGCCACCGGGTCCTATTGGGTGGTTGCCAACCTCTTCGGCCTCAAAAATGCCCTCATCCGCTTGCGCGCCTACTGCATTGACGAGCCCGCTGCCGCCAATGAAATCTTGGCGGAACTGTTACAAGCTGTTGGGGCCAATCGTCGTATCGCGGAAGTGGTGCAAAATCTATCTCTGCAAAACTTGCCCATCCATACGGTGCGGCAACTGCGTCAGGTCGTGCGAGAGAGCGTGCGAACGCTGTTGCGCGCGCGCGGCACAACTCTGCTACAAGATTTGAGTGCTTCTATTAGTTGGACCAATGTCGCCAATTTAGTCTTGGGCCGCCTGCAAAAATCTGCTGTGCTGCAAGAGGCACTGCCTCAAATTAGTCGAGATCTGGCTGCCATTCTCAAGCGCTATCTCGATCGCGATTTAGAATCGCTCATGATCCAAGTCATTCCCATCCTCAACCTCGATCGCGTCATCGTCGAGCGGGTCAACGCCACCTCTCCTCAAAATTTAGAAGCAGCTATTCAAGCGATTGTGCGCAAAGAATTGCAGGCGATCGTCAACTTGGGAGGAGTATTGGGCTTTTTAGTGGGCTGCATGCAGGTGGTGACATTCCAGTTCTTCTAA
- a CDS encoding Ycf66 family protein, with translation MFDPSNPVFQLGVIVLFASVGYYTLRFLRPLASREYDVIVAIIGMVYAVTLMWEGYRLIPLLAFAQLMLVSISVFFAVETFRLRLQLTEKARQAAGGLGGSVRRGPKGFTKTYRPEDYDSRRMSSRSGRSRMRDAEESDRPRRRPLRSANGSRPRLSSTADSRRSTRRPRPTRPPARDSDFDAPDEFDRGDRSDYPSRRDREDYPETRRRRPARTTQPRPSDFDERDDYDTEYPEERFSNGDFADDDFTDEPPSPPRRSSRPTTSRRQPPRMPDDIEEPASGPTRPISAIDVEGYDSEDDEFDDY, from the coding sequence ATGTTCGATCCCAGCAATCCAGTCTTTCAATTGGGAGTCATTGTCTTGTTCGCTAGCGTCGGCTACTATACCCTGCGCTTTCTCAGGCCACTGGCCTCTCGGGAATATGACGTCATCGTTGCCATTATTGGTATGGTCTACGCGGTCACCCTGATGTGGGAGGGCTATCGCCTCATCCCGCTGCTTGCCTTTGCTCAACTCATGTTGGTGAGTATCAGTGTTTTCTTTGCCGTCGAAACCTTTCGCTTGCGCCTGCAACTAACAGAAAAAGCCCGTCAGGCCGCAGGCGGGCTGGGAGGATCCGTTCGTCGCGGTCCCAAGGGCTTTACGAAAACCTACCGTCCCGAAGACTACGATTCTCGGCGGATGTCCTCTCGCTCGGGCCGATCGCGCATGCGAGATGCGGAAGAAAGCGATCGCCCTCGCCGCCGCCCCTTGCGTTCCGCCAACGGTTCTCGCCCCCGTTTATCCAGTACCGCCGATAGCCGCCGCTCCACCCGTCGTCCCCGCCCCACTCGGCCTCCAGCTCGCGACAGCGATTTTGACGCTCCCGATGAGTTCGATCGCGGCGATCGCAGCGACTATCCCAGCCGCCGCGATCGCGAAGACTATCCCGAAACTCGCCGCCGCCGCCCCGCTCGCACGACCCAACCCCGTCCCTCCGATTTTGACGAACGAGACGATTACGATACTGAATACCCAGAAGAGCGCTTCTCCAACGGCGACTTTGCGGACGACGACTTTACCGATGAGCCCCCTAGCCCCCCTCGCCGCAGTTCTCGCCCGACGACCTCTCGCCGTCAGCCGCCGCGCATGCCTGACGACATTGAAGAACCCGCCTCGGGTCCAACTCGGCCGATCTCCGCAATTGATGTGGAAGGTTACGATAGCGAAGACGATGAGTTTGATGACTATTAA